CAGCCACGCTCGCGGATCTTGTTCCGGATCAGGGCATGAGGCCTACCTGGCCTCGTCGGCGCAGGGTCCGCGCCGTCGTCTGCGATTTCGCAACCACCGGCAGGGCCTACGTCAGCTCGACGAGGCGATTCAGCAGGCGCAGAGCGCCTGCCAGGCCGACGACATCGTCATCGGCATGGAGCCCTCGGGCGCCTACTGGAAGGCGCTCTACGAGCAGCTGCAGGCTCTTGGCTACCGCGTGGTTCTGGTGCACGCGAAAGCGGTGAAGCACAACCGCGAGACCCACGGCGACAACCCCAGCAAGACGGATCGCAAGGACGCCTTCTGCATCTGGGATCTGTTGCGCCAGGGCAAGTACTTCACGCCCGTGAAGCGGGATTCTGAACAGGCGGCTGCCTATCGGATGATGCGCCACTACGAGGACAGCCGTAAGCGCAGCGACCAGATCCGCAACCAGTTGCGCGCCTCCCTGGCGGTGGCCTTTCCGGAGCTCAACGAGCGCTTCGTGGACCTGTCGTGCGAGACGGCGCTGAGCTTCCTGGAGAAGAATCCCACTCCCGGCAAGATCAAGGCCCTGGGGCCGCAACGCTTCGTGCACCGCTGGAGAGGACGGCGTGGCCCGATGGGCCGGAAGTACTTCGAGGATCTCTACACGCTGGCGAAGACGAGCATCGGCGTGGCGGATCCGACCGGCCGTCTGGCGCTGGAGATCCAGGCCCAGGCGGGGGAGTTTCGCCACGCCCTCGAGGTCCAAGAGCGGTGGTTCGAGAGGGCCGAAGAGCTGCTCGAGCCTCGTCTTGACTATCAGCTGATGCGCACCATCCCCGGGATCG
This genomic window from bacterium contains:
- a CDS encoding IS110 family transposase, which translates into the protein SHARGSCSGSGHEAYLASSAQGPRRRLRFRNHRQGLRQLDEAIQQAQSACQADDIVIGMEPSGAYWKALYEQLQALGYRVVLVHAKAVKHNRETHGDNPSKTDRKDAFCIWDLLRQGKYFTPVKRDSEQAAAYRMMRHYEDSRKRSDQIRNQLRASLAVAFPELNERFVDLSCETALSFLEKNPTPGKIKALGPQRFVHRWRGRRGPMGRKYFEDLYTLAKTSIGVADPTGRLALEIQAQAGEFRHALEVQERWFERAEELLEPRLDYQLMRTIPGIGRKLSVGLLACLGRPEDFRYGKQWVKLAGLDLRLFTSGESTHKVPRISRHGHGLLRVWLYYAALNVIKYDGPFRELYERRLENSPGRGAKPRALMAVADKLVRVIFAMLRDQRPYDARQDQHTADHYAAPRRGMTQLEDLDVERGGRA